The following proteins are co-located in the Myroides profundi genome:
- the mnmD gene encoding tRNA (5-methylaminomethyl-2-thiouridine)(34)-methyltransferase MnmD, giving the protein MKRKIVTTSDGSTSIEIEEWGETYHSIHGAIQEARHVYIERGFDKIDKTTVKVLEMGFGTGLNAFLTLVEARRKGKIVEYHSIEAFPVTEQEGAALDFSALYDRDGDDILFKQIHQCTWDVSHEVTAEFTLHKIHSTFEEAVVNQSYFDVIYFDVFGYQFQPDLWSVEIFQKVYDALGDTGVIATYACRGPIKRAMKAVGFVIEKVPGPPGKREMLVGYKG; this is encoded by the coding sequence GTGAAAAGAAAAATAGTGACAACCTCAGATGGCTCTACATCTATTGAAATTGAAGAATGGGGAGAAACGTACCATTCTATTCATGGCGCGATTCAAGAGGCAAGACATGTCTATATAGAAAGAGGTTTTGATAAGATAGATAAAACTACTGTTAAAGTATTAGAAATGGGGTTTGGTACAGGACTAAATGCTTTTTTAACGCTAGTAGAGGCTAGAAGAAAGGGTAAAATAGTAGAGTATCATAGTATTGAAGCTTTTCCAGTGACAGAACAAGAAGGCGCAGCATTGGATTTTAGTGCTTTATATGACAGAGATGGAGATGATATCTTGTTTAAACAGATACATCAGTGTACTTGGGATGTTTCTCATGAGGTTACAGCAGAGTTTACGTTGCATAAGATCCATAGTACCTTTGAAGAAGCAGTAGTCAATCAGTCTTATTTTGATGTTATTTATTTTGATGTTTTTGGATATCAGTTTCAACCAGATTTATGGTCTGTAGAAATATTCCAAAAGGTTTATGACGCACTAGGTGATACAGGTGTTATAGCTACTTATGCATGCAGAGGACCAATTAAAAGAGCAATGAAAGCAGTTGGTTTTGTGATAGAGAAGGTACCTGGGCCACCTGGTAAAAGGGAGATGTTAGTCGGGTATAAAGGATAA
- a CDS encoding TerC family protein, translated as MEVFLTADAIVAFITLTFLEIVLGIDNVIFISIVTGKLPEEQRKKATKIGLFLAMFMRIGLLFGVTWLIAMKKPLFSINWSWFSADFNGQALILLGGGIFLIYKSTKEIHEKVAHVHDHHPIDEAPNAKKIATKSFGNIIMQILMIDIIFSVDSILTAVGMTNGLQGALYIMIAAVIVSVGVMMLFAIPVGNFVNKNPSIQILALSFLILIGFMLTTESMHISHAVLAGQEIGAVPKGYLYFAIAFSLAVEFINMKLRKKSNPST; from the coding sequence ATGGAAGTATTTTTAACTGCAGATGCTATAGTAGCATTTATTACATTGACATTCTTAGAAATTGTTTTAGGAATAGACAATGTTATCTTCATCTCAATCGTCACAGGTAAACTACCTGAAGAACAACGCAAAAAAGCAACAAAAATAGGGCTGTTTTTAGCCATGTTTATGCGTATTGGATTATTGTTTGGTGTTACATGGCTTATCGCTATGAAAAAACCTTTATTTAGTATCAATTGGAGTTGGTTTAGCGCAGACTTCAATGGTCAAGCATTAATCTTATTAGGAGGAGGAATCTTCTTGATTTATAAATCGACCAAAGAGATACATGAAAAGGTAGCTCATGTCCATGACCATCATCCTATAGATGAAGCCCCTAATGCAAAAAAAATAGCTACTAAATCATTTGGTAACATTATCATGCAGATCTTAATGATTGATATTATATTCTCTGTTGATAGTATTCTAACAGCTGTAGGTATGACCAATGGCTTACAAGGAGCTCTATATATTATGATTGCTGCAGTTATTGTTTCTGTTGGAGTGATGATGTTGTTTGCTATACCTGTAGGTAACTTTGTTAATAAGAACCCTTCTATTCAGATTCTTGCACTTTCATTCTTAATATTAATTGGATTCATGCTTACTACAGAGAGTATGCACATCTCACATGCTGTATTGGCTGGGCAAGAAATAGGAGCTGTACCAAAAGGTTATTTATATTTTGCTATTGCATTCTCCTTAGCTGTAGAGTTCATCAATATGAAACTACGTAAGAAGAGCAATCCTAGTACTTAA
- a CDS encoding RsmD family RNA methyltransferase produces the protein MRIISGKLKGRRISPPKNLPVRPTTDMSKESLFNILNNHFNFSELTILDLFAGTGNISYEFASRGAESIVSVDGDMGCVNFIKKTAKELDLNIIPLKSDVFKFIEKHQASYDIVFADPPYDFTQEQFEKILKDIFEKGLVDEQGMVVIEHSKFTKMDHLEHFSFEKNYGGSVFTFFEYELEDEEDEDDDE, from the coding sequence ATGAGAATTATATCAGGAAAACTAAAAGGAAGACGTATTTCGCCCCCTAAAAATCTACCTGTCCGCCCTACAACGGATATGAGTAAAGAATCTCTATTTAATATTCTAAATAATCACTTTAATTTTAGTGAACTAACCATATTAGACCTATTCGCAGGTACAGGAAACATCAGTTATGAATTTGCTTCTAGAGGAGCTGAATCTATCGTAAGTGTGGATGGTGATATGGGTTGCGTTAACTTTATAAAGAAAACAGCAAAAGAACTAGACCTTAATATTATCCCACTAAAGTCTGACGTATTTAAATTTATAGAGAAGCATCAGGCTTCTTATGATATCGTTTTTGCCGACCCTCCTTATGATTTTACCCAAGAACAATTTGAGAAAATACTAAAGGATATTTTTGAGAAAGGACTTGTTGATGAGCAAGGTATGGTTGTTATAGAACACTCTAAGTTTACTAAAATGGATCATTTAGAACATTTCTCTTTCGAAAAAAACTATGGTGGTTCTGTATTTACCTTCTTTGAATACGAGCTAGAAGATGAGGAGGATGAAGACGATGATGAATAA
- a CDS encoding DUF4920 domain-containing protein — MAFILTGCKNEKEANSTIADVQKTYEYFGDSIVMADVLSKEAMLKKYQELKEGDTIKVQFETTINDVCQKKGCWMNVELPGEKKGFVRFTDYGFFAPMNAAGHEVVVDGRAFISVVSVDELKHYAKDAGKSEEEIAAITEPKVTYAFTADGIAINKNK; from the coding sequence ATGGCTTTCATTTTGACAGGGTGTAAAAATGAAAAAGAGGCTAACTCTACTATTGCGGATGTACAGAAGACATACGAATATTTTGGAGATAGCATAGTGATGGCAGATGTTCTTTCTAAAGAAGCTATGCTTAAGAAATATCAAGAATTAAAAGAAGGGGATACGATTAAAGTACAATTCGAAACAACTATTAATGATGTATGTCAGAAGAAAGGTTGTTGGATGAATGTAGAGTTACCAGGAGAAAAGAAAGGATTTGTACGTTTTACAGATTATGGTTTTTTTGCTCCTATGAATGCCGCTGGACATGAAGTTGTAGTAGATGGTAGAGCGTTTATATCTGTAGTATCTGTAGATGAATTAAAACATTATGCTAAAGATGCTGGTAAGTCTGAAGAAGAAATAGCTGCTATCACAGAACCTAAAGTTACTTATGCTTTTACAGCAGATGGTATTGCTATTAATAAAAATAAGTAA
- the murQ gene encoding N-acetylmuramic acid 6-phosphate etherase has translation MSFIKITEQSSNYDNLDKMSIQELLSNINQEDLSVPLAVEKAIPQIEKTVTQVVSKLNNGGRLFYIGAGTSGRLGILDASECPPTYGVSPDLVIGIIAGGDHAIRHAVENAEDNPLQGWLDLQQYNVNSKDIVIGIAASGTTPYVIKALEQCQKNKITTSCITCNPQSPLAEVADYPIEVIVGPEFVTGSSRMKAGTAQKLILNMISTSSMIQIGRVKGNKMVDMKMTNAKLQERGIQMIINELNIDYTIAKGLLDQYQNVRLAIESFKSTK, from the coding sequence GTGAGTTTTATAAAAATTACAGAACAATCTTCTAATTATGATAATCTAGACAAGATGTCTATCCAAGAATTATTGTCTAATATCAATCAAGAAGATCTTTCTGTTCCCTTAGCTGTAGAAAAAGCAATTCCTCAAATAGAAAAGACAGTAACACAAGTTGTTTCTAAATTAAACAATGGAGGAAGACTATTCTACATTGGAGCAGGTACTTCAGGACGATTAGGAATCCTAGATGCTTCAGAATGCCCTCCTACTTATGGAGTATCACCTGATTTAGTTATAGGAATCATCGCTGGAGGAGATCACGCCATTAGACATGCTGTAGAAAATGCAGAAGACAATCCTTTACAAGGTTGGTTAGATTTACAACAGTACAATGTCAATTCAAAAGATATTGTCATTGGTATCGCCGCATCTGGTACTACTCCCTATGTTATTAAAGCATTAGAACAATGCCAAAAAAATAAAATCACAACAAGTTGTATAACTTGTAATCCTCAAAGTCCTCTTGCTGAAGTAGCTGATTATCCTATAGAGGTAATCGTAGGACCTGAATTTGTAACAGGTAGCTCTCGTATGAAAGCTGGTACTGCTCAGAAACTTATTCTTAATATGATCTCAACTAGTAGTATGATACAAATTGGTCGAGTAAAAGGCAATAAAATGGTCGATATGAAAATGACTAATGCTAAACTACAAGAAAGAGGAATACAAATGATTATAAATGAATTAAATATAGACTATACTATTGCTAAAGGACTTTTAGACCAATATCAGAATGTCCGCTTAGCAATAGAAAGTTTTAAATCAACTAAATAA
- the kdsB gene encoding 3-deoxy-manno-octulosonate cytidylyltransferase yields the protein MKVIAVIPARYASTRFPAKLMEDLAGKTIIRRTYEATLATGLFDNVFVATDSDLIYNEIINHGGKAVMSIKEHESGSDRIAEAVKDIEADIVINVQGDEPFVSKENLEKLIDIFQRDEAKQVDLASLMTPINEWSIIENPNNVKVVVDDTNTALYFSRSVIPYPRDKEVNVQYYQHIGVYAFRKEALLEFTTLPMKFLEASEKLEQLRYLEYGKRIKMAETKHLGIGIDTPEDLERAKKIIADNPELR from the coding sequence ATGAAAGTTATAGCAGTAATACCAGCTCGATACGCATCTACGCGTTTTCCAGCAAAGCTAATGGAGGATTTGGCAGGGAAAACTATTATCCGTCGTACTTATGAAGCAACATTAGCAACAGGGCTTTTTGACAATGTATTTGTGGCTACAGACTCAGATTTGATTTATAATGAGATTATTAATCATGGAGGAAAGGCTGTAATGAGTATCAAAGAACATGAGAGTGGAAGTGATCGTATAGCTGAAGCTGTTAAAGATATAGAAGCAGATATCGTTATTAATGTACAAGGGGATGAGCCTTTCGTTAGTAAAGAGAATCTAGAAAAGTTGATTGATATATTTCAGAGAGATGAGGCCAAGCAAGTAGATTTGGCTTCTTTGATGACACCAATTAATGAATGGAGTATAATAGAGAATCCTAATAATGTAAAGGTTGTCGTAGATGATACTAATACTGCATTATACTTTTCTCGTTCTGTAATTCCTTATCCTAGAGATAAGGAGGTGAACGTACAGTACTATCAACATATAGGAGTATATGCTTTTAGAAAAGAAGCTTTGCTTGAGTTTACAACTTTGCCAATGAAGTTTTTAGAAGCTTCTGAGAAGTTAGAACAGTTGAGATACTTAGAGTATGGAAAACGTATTAAAATGGCAGAAACAAAGCATTTAGGTATAGGTATTGATACTCCAGAGGATTTAGAAAGAGCTAAAAAAATCATAGCTGATAATCCAGAATTAAGATAA
- a CDS encoding SIR2 family NAD-dependent protein deacylase: protein MEKKLVVLSGAGMSAESGIKTFRDADGLWEGHDVMQVASPQGWQQNKELVLQFYNNRRRQLLSCQPNKAHYILAQLEQYYNVSIITQNVDDLHERAGSNNIIHLHGELLKVRSEQNEKLIYPWSKDLLTDDSNEFGHSLRPHIVWFGEMVPELEKAIPLVEAADIIIIIGTSMQVYPAASLISYARSDAQAYYIDTNPALVQHTPCELTVLKNTASEGLNSILNELIKKAQ, encoded by the coding sequence ATGGAAAAAAAATTAGTCGTCCTTTCAGGCGCAGGAATGAGTGCAGAAAGTGGTATTAAAACATTCCGAGATGCTGATGGATTATGGGAAGGGCATGATGTTATGCAGGTAGCTTCACCTCAAGGGTGGCAACAAAACAAAGAATTAGTCTTGCAATTTTATAATAATCGCAGACGCCAACTCTTAAGTTGTCAACCCAATAAAGCTCACTATATTCTAGCTCAATTAGAACAATACTACAATGTAAGTATCATCACTCAGAATGTAGATGATCTTCATGAGCGTGCAGGATCTAATAATATTATTCATTTACATGGAGAACTATTAAAAGTGCGTAGCGAACAGAATGAAAAACTAATATACCCTTGGTCAAAAGATCTCTTAACAGATGATTCTAACGAATTCGGCCACTCCTTAAGGCCTCATATAGTTTGGTTTGGAGAAATGGTTCCTGAACTAGAAAAAGCTATTCCTTTAGTAGAAGCAGCAGATATCATCATCATCATAGGAACATCTATGCAAGTGTATCCTGCAGCCTCACTAATATCTTACGCTAGATCAGATGCTCAAGCCTATTATATAGACACTAACCCTGCATTAGTTCAACATACTCCTTGCGAATTAACAGTACTAAAAAACACAGCCTCAGAAGGGCTTAATTCAATACTAAATGAACTAATAAAAAAAGCACAATAA
- a CDS encoding ATP-dependent DNA helicase yields MIGQQFYKLLRQKFPYDLTLKQDIFLQKIADFVTNDTQDELFVLKGYAGTGKTTLLSTVVNELRSVNKFSVMLAPTGRAAKVISNYSNRSAFTIHKNIYYPKPSKAGGVFQYTMRHNRNRNTIFIVDEASMIGDASAGDTSMYPHGSLLDDLVYYVYSGFNCKLILIGDTAQLPPVGMNISPALDIDQLGFHYNMDIQHIELDEVMRQEGDSGILYNATELRLAIGSYFADTFQFQLQGFKDIVRLVDGYDIQDAIYSSYSNSGPEETTFIVRSNKRANAYNQQIRARILDKDSEISAGDLLMVVKNNYFWLKDSTVTDFIANGDIIEVLQIYRTVELYGFRYASVRIRMIDYPDMTPFDTMIFLDTLTSESPALTYDQMNKLYNEVLLDYEDEITKYRKMQKLKENEYFNALQVKFSYAITCHKSQGGQWETVFIEQPYLPDGITEDYVKWLYTAMTRAKDKLYLIGFQDEYFLQD; encoded by the coding sequence ATGATAGGTCAACAGTTTTATAAACTACTCCGTCAGAAATTTCCTTATGATTTAACGTTAAAGCAAGACATTTTTCTTCAGAAGATTGCTGATTTTGTTACAAATGACACACAAGATGAATTGTTTGTATTAAAAGGATATGCGGGTACTGGTAAAACTACATTGTTGTCTACCGTAGTTAATGAGTTGAGAAGCGTTAATAAGTTCTCTGTGATGCTTGCGCCTACTGGACGTGCGGCTAAGGTAATTAGTAATTATTCTAATCGATCTGCTTTTACCATTCATAAGAATATTTATTATCCTAAACCTAGTAAGGCAGGTGGCGTGTTTCAATACACGATGCGTCATAATAGAAATCGAAATACGATATTTATAGTAGATGAGGCTTCTATGATAGGAGATGCTAGTGCAGGAGATACCTCAATGTATCCACATGGATCACTGTTAGATGACTTAGTGTATTATGTGTATTCAGGGTTTAATTGTAAGTTGATATTGATAGGAGATACAGCACAGCTGCCTCCTGTAGGAATGAATATCAGCCCTGCATTAGATATAGATCAGCTAGGTTTTCATTATAATATGGATATTCAGCATATAGAATTAGATGAAGTAATGCGTCAAGAAGGAGATTCAGGGATCTTATATAATGCCACAGAATTGCGTTTAGCTATTGGATCTTATTTTGCGGATACCTTTCAGTTCCAATTACAAGGTTTTAAAGATATAGTACGTTTAGTAGATGGATACGATATTCAGGATGCGATATACTCTTCGTATTCTAATAGTGGGCCAGAAGAGACTACTTTTATAGTTCGGTCAAATAAGAGAGCGAATGCGTATAATCAACAGATCAGAGCTCGTATTTTAGATAAGGACAGTGAGATATCTGCAGGAGATTTATTGATGGTTGTGAAGAATAATTATTTTTGGCTTAAAGATTCAACTGTTACAGACTTTATCGCCAATGGGGATATCATAGAGGTACTTCAGATTTATAGAACAGTAGAGTTGTATGGGTTTAGATATGCTTCTGTACGAATTAGAATGATTGATTATCCTGATATGACTCCTTTTGATACCATGATATTTTTAGATACTCTGACTAGTGAGTCGCCCGCTCTTACGTATGATCAAATGAATAAACTGTATAATGAGGTTTTATTAGATTATGAAGACGAAATAACCAAGTATCGAAAAATGCAGAAGTTAAAAGAAAACGAGTACTTTAATGCTCTGCAAGTTAAGTTTTCGTACGCTATTACTTGTCATAAATCTCAAGGTGGACAATGGGAAACAGTATTTATTGAGCAGCCTTATTTGCCTGACGGTATAACCGAAGATTATGTAAAGTGGTTATATACAGCGATGACTCGTGCTAAGGATAAATTGTACCTAATAGGTTTTCAAGATGAATATTTTCTTCAAGACTAA
- a CDS encoding branched-chain amino acid aminotransferase: MSLETNNLFSIEKVEKSKIASVDFDNLKFGSVFTDHMLVCHYKDGKWGQVEIKPYGPMSFAPSTNVFHYGQAIFEGMKAYKDANEDVWLFRPRENWARFNKSAERMAMPHIDEERFVDGLKALINLDRDWVKQGQGNALYIRPFMIGTHEGVVAGPSSEFMFCIICSPARTYYSGKVKVQIAEHYSRAANGGVGYTKCSGNYAGQFYPTKLAQEAGYQQVIWTDDATHTKLEEAGTMNVFFRIGDTLITAPTSERILDGVTRKSLLDIAKSKGINVEVKSIVVQDLLDAHAKGELKEIFGAGTAVTVGQIEGFAFQDNYYGLPEVADENSFAIQLKTALQGIQQKNIEDTFGWTEKI, from the coding sequence ATGAGTTTAGAAACAAACAACCTTTTTTCTATTGAGAAAGTAGAAAAATCAAAAATAGCATCAGTTGACTTCGATAACCTGAAGTTCGGTTCTGTATTTACTGACCATATGCTAGTTTGCCACTACAAAGATGGTAAATGGGGACAAGTAGAAATCAAACCTTACGGACCAATGTCTTTTGCTCCTTCAACAAATGTGTTCCACTATGGACAAGCTATCTTTGAAGGAATGAAAGCATACAAAGATGCAAATGAAGATGTATGGTTATTCCGTCCACGTGAGAACTGGGCTCGTTTCAACAAATCTGCTGAGCGTATGGCTATGCCACATATCGACGAAGAGAGATTCGTAGATGGATTAAAAGCGTTAATCAACCTTGATAGAGATTGGGTTAAACAAGGACAAGGAAATGCATTATATATCCGTCCTTTCATGATCGGAACTCACGAAGGTGTAGTAGCTGGACCATCTAGCGAATTTATGTTCTGCATCATTTGTTCTCCTGCGCGTACTTACTACTCAGGAAAAGTAAAAGTTCAAATCGCTGAACACTATAGCCGTGCTGCTAATGGTGGTGTTGGTTACACTAAATGTTCTGGTAACTATGCTGGACAATTCTACCCAACTAAATTAGCTCAGGAAGCTGGATACCAACAAGTAATCTGGACTGATGATGCTACTCACACTAAATTAGAAGAAGCTGGTACTATGAACGTATTCTTCAGAATTGGAGATACTTTAATCACAGCTCCTACTAGCGAAAGAATCTTAGATGGTGTAACTAGAAAAAGTTTATTAGACATCGCTAAGAGTAAAGGAATCAATGTAGAAGTAAAATCTATCGTTGTTCAAGATTTACTTGATGCACATGCTAAAGGAGAATTAAAAGAAATCTTCGGAGCAGGTACAGCAGTTACAGTAGGTCAAATCGAAGGATTTGCTTTCCAAGATAACTATTATGGATTACCAGAAGTAGCAGATGAGAATTCATTTGCAATTCAATTAAAAACAGCTCTTCAAGGAATTCAACAAAAGAATATTGAAGATACTTTTGGATGGACAGAAAAAATCTAA
- a CDS encoding TrmH family RNA methyltransferase: MNISNKLFQDVDYLEYLETFLTENRVERFKEVLKDRTNHFTVVAEDVYQLHNTSAVMRSCEVFGVQDLHVIEQKFGKRIDKEIALGAEKWVDIHRYASIPTAIEDIRKKGYQIVATTPHVEANHLEDFDISKPSAIFFGTEKNGLSPEIIEQADAYIKIPMVGFTESLNISVSAAIIIQNLTTRVRNSDVDWRLKEEEILAKRIDWARKSIKDIDFVTERYLESKQ, encoded by the coding sequence ATGAATATTTCAAATAAGCTATTTCAGGACGTTGATTATTTAGAATACTTAGAGACTTTCTTGACTGAAAATAGAGTAGAACGTTTTAAAGAAGTTTTAAAAGATCGTACAAATCATTTTACTGTTGTAGCTGAAGATGTATACCAATTACATAATACGAGTGCTGTAATGCGTAGTTGTGAGGTTTTTGGTGTACAAGACTTGCATGTTATAGAACAAAAATTTGGAAAGCGTATAGATAAAGAAATAGCGTTAGGTGCTGAGAAGTGGGTAGACATTCATCGTTATGCTTCTATACCTACAGCCATTGAAGATATCAGAAAAAAAGGCTATCAGATTGTGGCAACTACTCCTCATGTAGAAGCGAATCATTTAGAAGACTTTGATATTAGTAAGCCTTCTGCTATATTTTTTGGTACAGAAAAAAATGGGCTGTCTCCTGAAATCATAGAACAGGCAGATGCTTATATTAAAATACCGATGGTCGGTTTTACAGAAAGTTTGAATATATCAGTATCAGCTGCAATTATTATTCAGAATCTAACTACGAGAGTAAGAAACTCAGATGTGGATTGGAGGTTAAAAGAAGAAGAAATACTTGCAAAAAGAATTGATTGGGCTAGAAAGTCTATTAAAGATATTGATTTTGTAACTGAACGTTACTTAGAATCTAAGCAATAA
- a CDS encoding DUF6095 family protein, whose translation MEEPQTDRKLLSKGVKYLMITLPLMFLGPIVIHSSLKNQAHPFFYPILILGCLICLTSMLLFFKGLQTIIKSLFGN comes from the coding sequence ATGGAAGAACCACAAACTGATCGAAAACTGTTGAGCAAAGGTGTAAAATACTTAATGATTACTTTACCCCTTATGTTTTTAGGCCCTATCGTTATCCATAGTTCTTTAAAAAATCAAGCTCATCCTTTTTTCTATCCTATACTTATTTTAGGATGTTTAATATGCTTAACTTCTATGCTATTATTTTTTAAAGGATTACAAACTATTATAAAATCACTTTTTGGAAATTAA
- a CDS encoding DUF3822 family protein, whose amino-acid sequence MSKNYHKLLIQVSLNKFSFAIKDKLAHEIIHFASEAISQTKSIEEQLDKIFQKHIELTDRYDEVIVLHDNTLNTFIPRELFNEDSMGHYLQYSTKVFSTDFFAYDELESNSLNNVYVPYVNINNYLIDKFGSFTYHNINTLLVEILLKKSSKNTQKEVYAFLQKDHFELVIVCNGELIFFNSFQYQTAQDFIYYILFTYEQLELNTESNPLYLMGRVDTDDSYYEQAYIYIREVNVVDNNFFISDDLLLHHQVPKQYYILFHS is encoded by the coding sequence ATGTCAAAGAATTACCATAAACTTTTAATACAAGTTTCTTTAAATAAATTCTCTTTTGCTATTAAAGACAAATTAGCACATGAGATTATTCACTTTGCATCTGAAGCTATTTCTCAAACTAAATCTATAGAGGAACAGTTAGATAAAATTTTTCAAAAGCATATAGAATTAACAGATAGATACGATGAAGTAATTGTACTACATGATAATACACTTAATACTTTTATTCCGAGAGAACTCTTCAATGAAGATTCTATGGGGCATTACCTTCAATATTCAACCAAAGTATTCTCAACAGATTTCTTTGCCTATGATGAGTTAGAAAGTAATTCGCTTAATAATGTGTATGTTCCTTATGTCAATATCAATAATTATTTAATTGATAAATTTGGAAGCTTTACTTATCACAACATTAATACATTACTAGTAGAGATTTTACTTAAAAAGTCAAGTAAAAATACTCAAAAAGAAGTTTATGCTTTTTTACAAAAGGATCACTTTGAATTAGTAATAGTTTGCAATGGTGAATTGATATTCTTTAATTCATTTCAATATCAGACAGCGCAAGACTTTATTTATTACATCTTGTTTACTTATGAACAATTAGAATTAAATACAGAGTCAAACCCACTCTATTTGATGGGAAGAGTAGATACGGATGACTCATATTATGAACAAGCATACATCTACATTCGAGAAGTCAATGTAGTAGATAATAATTTTTTTATTAGTGATGATCTTTTATTACATCATCAAGTACCTAAACAATATTACATTTTATTCCATTCATGA